A region of Mugil cephalus isolate CIBA_MC_2020 chromosome 3, CIBA_Mcephalus_1.1, whole genome shotgun sequence DNA encodes the following proteins:
- the bdnf gene encoding brain-derived neurotrophic factor isoform X3: MFHQVRRVMTILFLTMVISYFSCMRAAPLRDAPGMRGHRTEGYLGAAAAAAAAAAATAAARGHGTPQSGGGPGQRGGELPSLTDTFEQVIEELLEVEGEAAVAAAAQLGQGADKSQGGGGPASAAAAAAAAAVAPPEAKDVDLYDSRVMISNQVPLEPPLLFLLEEYKNYLDAANMSMRVRRHSDPSRRGELSVCDSISQWVTAVDKKTAIDMSGQTVTVMEKVPVPNGQLKQYFYETKCNPMGYTKEGCRGIDKRHYNSQCRTTQSYVRALTMDSKKKIGWRFIRIDTSCVCTLTIKRGR; encoded by the exons ATG TTCCACCAGGTTAGAAGAGTGATGACCATCCTGTTCCTTACTATGGTTATTTCATACTTCAGTTGCATGAGAGCTGCGCCCCTGAGAGATGCCCCGGGCATGCGGGGCCACCGGACGGAAGGCTACCTgggcgccgccgccgccgccgccgccgctgctgccgcgACGGCGGCGGCGCGAGGCCACGGGACTCCACAGAGCGGCGGCGGGCCGGGCCAGCGCGGAGGGGAGCTGCCCTCGCTCACGGACACGTTCGAGCAGGTGAtagaggagctgctggaggtggagggggaggcggcggtggcggcggcggcgcagcTGGGACAGGGGGCCGACAAGAGCCAGGGAGGCGGGGGCCCGGCCTccgcagcggcggcggcggcggcggcggcggtcgCCCCCCCGGAGGCCAAGGATGTCGACCTGTACGACTCGCGGGTGATGATCAGCAACCAAGTGCCTTTGGAGCCGCCGTTGCTCTTTCTCCTGGAGGAATACAAAAACTATCTGGACGCCGCCAACATGTCGATGAGGGTGCGGCGGCACTCCGACCCCTCGCGGCGCGGCGAGCTCAGCGTGTGTGACAGTATTAGCCAGTGGGTGACGGCCGTGGATAAAAAGACGGCGATAGACATGTCTGGGCAGACAGTTACCGTCATGGAAAAGGTCCCCGTCCCCAACGGCCAACTGAAGCAATACTTTTATGAGACCAAATGCAACCCCATGGGGTACACGAAGGAGGGCTGCAGAGGAATAGACAAGCGGCATTATAATTCCCAATGCAGGACAACCCAGTCCTACGTGCGAGCGCTCACCATGGATAGCAAAAAGAAGATTGGCTGGCGGTTTATAAGGATAGACACTTCGTGTGTATGCACATTGACCATTAAAAGAGGGAGATAG
- the bdnf gene encoding brain-derived neurotrophic factor isoform X2 — protein MRCERRRRRSLHICASLKFHQVRRVMTILFLTMVISYFSCMRAAPLRDAPGMRGHRTEGYLGAAAAAAAAAAATAAARGHGTPQSGGGPGQRGGELPSLTDTFEQVIEELLEVEGEAAVAAAAQLGQGADKSQGGGGPASAAAAAAAAAVAPPEAKDVDLYDSRVMISNQVPLEPPLLFLLEEYKNYLDAANMSMRVRRHSDPSRRGELSVCDSISQWVTAVDKKTAIDMSGQTVTVMEKVPVPNGQLKQYFYETKCNPMGYTKEGCRGIDKRHYNSQCRTTQSYVRALTMDSKKKIGWRFIRIDTSCVCTLTIKRGR, from the exons ATGAGATGCGAACGTCGACGTCGACGTTCGTTACACATATGCGCTTCGCTGAAG TTCCACCAGGTTAGAAGAGTGATGACCATCCTGTTCCTTACTATGGTTATTTCATACTTCAGTTGCATGAGAGCTGCGCCCCTGAGAGATGCCCCGGGCATGCGGGGCCACCGGACGGAAGGCTACCTgggcgccgccgccgccgccgccgccgctgctgccgcgACGGCGGCGGCGCGAGGCCACGGGACTCCACAGAGCGGCGGCGGGCCGGGCCAGCGCGGAGGGGAGCTGCCCTCGCTCACGGACACGTTCGAGCAGGTGAtagaggagctgctggaggtggagggggaggcggcggtggcggcggcggcgcagcTGGGACAGGGGGCCGACAAGAGCCAGGGAGGCGGGGGCCCGGCCTccgcagcggcggcggcggcggcggcggcggtcgCCCCCCCGGAGGCCAAGGATGTCGACCTGTACGACTCGCGGGTGATGATCAGCAACCAAGTGCCTTTGGAGCCGCCGTTGCTCTTTCTCCTGGAGGAATACAAAAACTATCTGGACGCCGCCAACATGTCGATGAGGGTGCGGCGGCACTCCGACCCCTCGCGGCGCGGCGAGCTCAGCGTGTGTGACAGTATTAGCCAGTGGGTGACGGCCGTGGATAAAAAGACGGCGATAGACATGTCTGGGCAGACAGTTACCGTCATGGAAAAGGTCCCCGTCCCCAACGGCCAACTGAAGCAATACTTTTATGAGACCAAATGCAACCCCATGGGGTACACGAAGGAGGGCTGCAGAGGAATAGACAAGCGGCATTATAATTCCCAATGCAGGACAACCCAGTCCTACGTGCGAGCGCTCACCATGGATAGCAAAAAGAAGATTGGCTGGCGGTTTATAAGGATAGACACTTCGTGTGTATGCACATTGACCATTAAAAGAGGGAGATAG
- the bdnf gene encoding brain-derived neurotrophic factor isoform X4 codes for MTILFLTMVISYFSCMRAAPLRDAPGMRGHRTEGYLGAAAAAAAAAAATAAARGHGTPQSGGGPGQRGGELPSLTDTFEQVIEELLEVEGEAAVAAAAQLGQGADKSQGGGGPASAAAAAAAAAVAPPEAKDVDLYDSRVMISNQVPLEPPLLFLLEEYKNYLDAANMSMRVRRHSDPSRRGELSVCDSISQWVTAVDKKTAIDMSGQTVTVMEKVPVPNGQLKQYFYETKCNPMGYTKEGCRGIDKRHYNSQCRTTQSYVRALTMDSKKKIGWRFIRIDTSCVCTLTIKRGR; via the coding sequence ATGACCATCCTGTTCCTTACTATGGTTATTTCATACTTCAGTTGCATGAGAGCTGCGCCCCTGAGAGATGCCCCGGGCATGCGGGGCCACCGGACGGAAGGCTACCTgggcgccgccgccgccgccgccgccgctgctgccgcgACGGCGGCGGCGCGAGGCCACGGGACTCCACAGAGCGGCGGCGGGCCGGGCCAGCGCGGAGGGGAGCTGCCCTCGCTCACGGACACGTTCGAGCAGGTGAtagaggagctgctggaggtggagggggaggcggcggtggcggcggcggcgcagcTGGGACAGGGGGCCGACAAGAGCCAGGGAGGCGGGGGCCCGGCCTccgcagcggcggcggcggcggcggcggcggtcgCCCCCCCGGAGGCCAAGGATGTCGACCTGTACGACTCGCGGGTGATGATCAGCAACCAAGTGCCTTTGGAGCCGCCGTTGCTCTTTCTCCTGGAGGAATACAAAAACTATCTGGACGCCGCCAACATGTCGATGAGGGTGCGGCGGCACTCCGACCCCTCGCGGCGCGGCGAGCTCAGCGTGTGTGACAGTATTAGCCAGTGGGTGACGGCCGTGGATAAAAAGACGGCGATAGACATGTCTGGGCAGACAGTTACCGTCATGGAAAAGGTCCCCGTCCCCAACGGCCAACTGAAGCAATACTTTTATGAGACCAAATGCAACCCCATGGGGTACACGAAGGAGGGCTGCAGAGGAATAGACAAGCGGCATTATAATTCCCAATGCAGGACAACCCAGTCCTACGTGCGAGCGCTCACCATGGATAGCAAAAAGAAGATTGGCTGGCGGTTTATAAGGATAGACACTTCGTGTGTATGCACATTGACCATTAAAAGAGGGAGATAG
- the bdnf gene encoding brain-derived neurotrophic factor isoform X1 produces the protein MYVSGSVHKWGCVRLCAGVRLRAPAPACARLRVCYLYRESPLSPSLPLSLSALSSAELGWASITNLMFHQVRRVMTILFLTMVISYFSCMRAAPLRDAPGMRGHRTEGYLGAAAAAAAAAAATAAARGHGTPQSGGGPGQRGGELPSLTDTFEQVIEELLEVEGEAAVAAAAQLGQGADKSQGGGGPASAAAAAAAAAVAPPEAKDVDLYDSRVMISNQVPLEPPLLFLLEEYKNYLDAANMSMRVRRHSDPSRRGELSVCDSISQWVTAVDKKTAIDMSGQTVTVMEKVPVPNGQLKQYFYETKCNPMGYTKEGCRGIDKRHYNSQCRTTQSYVRALTMDSKKKIGWRFIRIDTSCVCTLTIKRGR, from the exons ATGTACGTCAGCGGATCAGTCCATAAATGGGGCTGCGTGCGCTTGTGTGCGGGCGTGCGTCTGCGTGCGCCCGCGCCTGCGTGCGCGCGTCTCCGCGTGTGTTATCTTTACCGAGaatctcccctctctccctctctccctctctctctctctgcactcAGCTCTGCAGAGTTGGGGTGGGCGTCAATAACAAACCTGATG TTCCACCAGGTTAGAAGAGTGATGACCATCCTGTTCCTTACTATGGTTATTTCATACTTCAGTTGCATGAGAGCTGCGCCCCTGAGAGATGCCCCGGGCATGCGGGGCCACCGGACGGAAGGCTACCTgggcgccgccgccgccgccgccgccgctgctgccgcgACGGCGGCGGCGCGAGGCCACGGGACTCCACAGAGCGGCGGCGGGCCGGGCCAGCGCGGAGGGGAGCTGCCCTCGCTCACGGACACGTTCGAGCAGGTGAtagaggagctgctggaggtggagggggaggcggcggtggcggcggcggcgcagcTGGGACAGGGGGCCGACAAGAGCCAGGGAGGCGGGGGCCCGGCCTccgcagcggcggcggcggcggcggcggcggtcgCCCCCCCGGAGGCCAAGGATGTCGACCTGTACGACTCGCGGGTGATGATCAGCAACCAAGTGCCTTTGGAGCCGCCGTTGCTCTTTCTCCTGGAGGAATACAAAAACTATCTGGACGCCGCCAACATGTCGATGAGGGTGCGGCGGCACTCCGACCCCTCGCGGCGCGGCGAGCTCAGCGTGTGTGACAGTATTAGCCAGTGGGTGACGGCCGTGGATAAAAAGACGGCGATAGACATGTCTGGGCAGACAGTTACCGTCATGGAAAAGGTCCCCGTCCCCAACGGCCAACTGAAGCAATACTTTTATGAGACCAAATGCAACCCCATGGGGTACACGAAGGAGGGCTGCAGAGGAATAGACAAGCGGCATTATAATTCCCAATGCAGGACAACCCAGTCCTACGTGCGAGCGCTCACCATGGATAGCAAAAAGAAGATTGGCTGGCGGTTTATAAGGATAGACACTTCGTGTGTATGCACATTGACCATTAAAAGAGGGAGATAG